The Sphingobacteriales bacterium genomic sequence ACTGCGCCAAGAATTTGCTTTGCGCGGGCTAACCTACCCCCCCAAAGCTATTTATTTGCAGGCTTTTAAAAAGGAAGGCCTATTAGAAATTTGGGTGCTGACCGAACAAGGCATTTATGCCAAATTTAAAGAATATACAATTTGCACCTCCTCCGGAAAATTAGGGCCCAAACGCATCCAAGGCGATGGTCAAGTACCCGAAGGATTTTATTATATCAACAAATTTAATCCGGTTAGTAGTTTTTATCTATCACTGGGCATAAATTATCCCAACGACTCAGACCGTATTTTTGGCGGCTACAACCCGTTAGGCGGCGATATTTATATACACGGCGACTGCAAGTCGGTGGGTTGTTTGCCTCTTACCAACGAAAAAATGAAAGAGGTTTATTGGTTGGCTGTAATGGCATGTAATAATGGGCAATATCGCCCCCCCGTGCATATTTTTCCGATGCGATTTAGCAATACCGAACTTTATATGCGCGAGTATGCCAAGGCTACAACCTCGACGCAACGATTATGGGAAAATATAAAGTTAGGTTACGATTATTTTGAAGCCAACCGCACCCTACCCCCTATTTGGGTGGGTGGCGATGGCTATTATAGATTTAATACCTATTAACAACAGGTAAAATATACAATTTGCTGTTTTTTACTTGTTACCACTAATTAAAATAGTGCGCCAACTGCTGTTATTATAATGATGACCAATAAAGAAATTGCCAAAGCCTTGCGCAAATTAGCCGATTTAATGGAGGTTAACGACGACCAACCTTTTAAAGCGCGTGCTTATGCCAATGCTGCTATTGCTGTTGGCAGGGCTACCGAACAATTAACCGAGCTAAACAAAACCCAAATTGCCGCCATTAAAGGCATCGGCAACTCGACCGCCGAAAAAATTAGCGAATTAATAACTTCCGGAAGTTTAGCCCAATATCAAACCTTAGTAAAGCAAACGCCGCCGGGCATTGTTACCCTACTTGAAATTAAAGGTTTAGGCCCCAGCAAAGTAAAAACAATTTGGAGACAATTAGGCGTTGAAACTCCCGATGAACTATTATACGCCTGCTTAGAAAATCGATTGGTAATTTTAGACGGTTTTGGCCAAAAAACTCAAGAGA encodes the following:
- a CDS encoding L,D-transpeptidase family protein → MMKKIRLLTLFILLLLFPSVANFLNLQAQDTFAYEQLLNNRVLLAQIDKENTLRQEFALRGLTYPPKAIYLQAFKKEGLLEIWVLTEQGIYAKFKEYTICTSSGKLGPKRIQGDGQVPEGFYYINKFNPVSSFYLSLGINYPNDSDRIFGGYNPLGGDIYIHGDCKSVGCLPLTNEKMKEVYWLAVMACNNGQYRPPVHIFPMRFSNTELYMREYAKATTSTQRLWENIKLGYDYFEANRTLPPIWVGGDGYYRFNTY